A genomic window from Vigna radiata var. radiata cultivar VC1973A chromosome 2, Vradiata_ver6, whole genome shotgun sequence includes:
- the LOC106756249 gene encoding transcription factor MYB46, which produces MRKPELSAKNNSNINNKLRKGLWSPEEDDKLMNYMLNSGQGCWSDVARNAGLQRCGKSCRLRWINYLRPDLKRGAFSPQEEELIVHLHSLLGNRWSQIAARLPGRTDNEIKNFWNSTIKKRLKNMSSNTSPNGSDSSYEPNKDLNMAGFTTNTHQDQHADFMPMFNSSSSPSPSMHATVLNSIIDRLPMLDHGLNVPVSGGFFNATGPCFSTQSGVDHKGFYLENGGVFGSVNIGAEGDMYVPPLESVSTTSDHNLKVESTCNTDTNNSYFDDINSIILNNCSNKRTENRAGVENLFQQELTMGEWDLEELMNDVSSFPFLDFSNIQ; this is translated from the exons ATGAGGAAGCCCGAGCTGTCTGCAAAAAACAACTCCAACATTAATAACAAGCTTCGAAAGGGGTTGTGGTCACCTGAAGAAGATGACAAGCTCATGAACTACATGCTAAACAGTGGACAAGGTTGTTGGAGCGATGTAGCCAGAAATGCTGGTCTTCAAAGGTGTGGCAAAAGTTGTCGCCTTCGATGGATCAATTACTTGAGGCCTGATCTCAAACGAGGTGCATTCTCTCCACAAGAAGAGGAACTCATCGTCCATTTGCATTCCCTTCTCGGAAACAG ATGGTCTCAAATAGCGGCGCGCTTGCCTGGAAGAACTGACaatgaaattaagaatttttGGAATTCAACAATAAAGAAAAGACTGAAGAACATGTCATCCAACACCTCACCAAATGGAAGCGACTCCTCATATGAGCCTAACAAAGACCTTAACATGGCAGGGTTTACTACTAATACCCATCAAGATCAGCATGCTGATTTTATGCCTATGTTCAAttcatcatcatctccatcaccatCCATGCATGCCACAGTTCTCAATTCCATTATTGACAGGTTGCCTATGCTAGATCATGGACTAAACGTGCCAGTTTCTGGTGGATTCTTCAATGCTACAGGGCCATGCTTCTCAACGCAAAGTGGAGTTGATCACAAAggtttttatttggaaaatggAGGAGTATTTGGGAGTGTAAATATTGGGGCAGAAGGGGATATGTATGTTCCTCCTCTAGAGAGTGTTAGCACTACTTCTGACCATAACCTGAAAGTGGAGAGCACCTGCAACACAGATACTAACAATAGTTACTTTGATGACATAAACAGCATCATCCTTAATAACTGCAGCAACAAGAGAACTGAAAATAGGGCTGGAGTGGAGAATTTATTTCAACAAGAGTTAACCATGGGAGAGTGGGACTTGGAGGAGTTGATGAACGATGTTTCATCCTTTCCCTTTCTTGATTTTTCCAATATCCAATAA